Within the Phaseolus vulgaris cultivar G19833 chromosome 9, P. vulgaris v2.0, whole genome shotgun sequence genome, the region TAATATTTCTCTAAAAAAAAAGAGTCCGGAAATGATGTTATTTATAACTATTAGTATAGATGACTTATAACAGTTTTGTAATCTTTGTTTTaatgtatataatttattattgattttatctttattaatatattttatttattaaattttttaatttttttaaaatcaattaagtACTTACagtaaaataaattactaattataaaaattatttatttattttctaattacatattatgaacatattttttataaatttaataatattttctttataatccATGTGTTTCCACTAGTCAAGAATAAACTATTTTCCTTAATCATTAATCAATCTTTCAGCGAAATGTCTATGGAATGATTCAAATCCATCAGATTTATTAAGCCAAAAATGTTTAATATACACCTCACCCACAGGGGATTATGAGCACCCTCAGAATCATTTATCCCTTAATTAAAGCCCTTTAGAGCAATCCGTTTCACTAGAGATACtgaggaaaagaaaagaacataCCAATAAAAACACCAAAACCTATtaccaaaattaaaacaaatgttGTGTGACAAGAATTGTCGAATAAGATTTTGCCACGTCATTCAGAGTGCTTACGTGGGGATATGAGATTCGTTAGCAGTACCCACAGTTCAAAATATCTGAGAAACATAGCGCACGTGTCATgcgctgttttttttttctgggtcTGATTTCTAACTCCTACAAAAGCCCCTCCCGTGACCGTCTCTTAATCCCAATTGCTTTCAcagcttctttttctttttcagagGAACAATGGCGCGTAGGGTTTCGATTAGTTCCTTCTTCTTCGTGTTTGCACTTTCTCTTATCGCGTCTCAGATCTCTGCTGAGGAGTCCTCTGAGACTAAGGAATTCGTGCTCACACTGGATCACACCAACTTTCACGACACTGTCAGCAAGCACGATTTCATTGTTATCGAGTTCTACGCTCCATGGTATGTTCCGATTCTgttgtatttttgtttatttttatcttcTGCTTGATGTTTACTCCTTCTGATCTGTTACATTTGCTTTGACTTTGTTCTACATCTCGCTTTTGTTAACTTCCTGTTGTGATTCTGTATCTATACTGATGTCCACAATTTACtctgatttatttttgtgtgttttggaTTTAATTCcgtgttttgatttgaattgaCAGTGTTTGATTTGCATGTTGAATCTATTGTTCTGAATCGGATTCACTCACATCGATTGTTATGTTATTAGTGCATTGCGGTTTTTacgtgatatttttttttttcttcgcAGGTGTGGCCACTGCAAGAAGCTTGCTCCCGAGGTAATTTTGGTCACCTTTAATTTGGGGGTTTCCTTTGATTTTTTGTTGTAGGATTGTGCGGATGATGATTTTTTGGCATTTTGTTTCTGCAGTTTGAGAAAGCTGCTTCTATCTTGAGCAGTCATGATCCTCCGATTGTTTTGGCTAAAGTTGACGCCAATGAAGAGAAGAACAAAGAACTTGCAATGGAATATGATGTTAAGGGATACCCGACAATTAAGATTGTGAGGAATGGGGGAAAGAATATTCAAGAATACAAGGGTCCTCGTGAAGCCGATGGCATAGTTGACTATTTGAAGAAACAGAATGGTCCGGCTTCAACAGAAATTAAATCTGCTGATGAAGCTACAGCTTTGATTGGTGAAAATAAAATTGCTATTGTAAGTgatcaattgtttttttttttaaactcatATTGGCCAGTAATAATAACATATTCCTATGATTTCAGGTTGGAGTTTTCCCGAAATTTTCTGGGGAGGAGTTTGATAACTTTATTGCCTTAGCAGAGAAGTTGCGTGCTGAGTATGACTTTGGTCACACTCTGAATGCCAAACACCTTCCAAGAGGTGAATCATCAGTCGCTGGCCCTTTAATTAGGTTATTCAAGCCGTTCGATGAACTTTTTGTTGACTCCAAGGTAGTGTTGATTTATGTGAATGATTTTTGCAATTTTTATTAGATGTTTTAATCAAATTTTGGATGTGTACAAAATTATCTTGTGGTTGCAGGATTTCCATGTGGATACCCTAGAGAAATTTGTTGAGGAGTCCAGTACCCCTGTCGTTACTGTCTTTAACAATGATCCTAATAATCACCCTTTTGTTGTTAAATTCTTCAACAGCCCCAATGCAAAGGTAATGGGCTGTTTAAGTCAATTTTGTTCTTTCAATATTGAACTGAAGATTTCCGTATTAATTACGTTGTTGCAGCTGAATTGTTATTTGTTAAACACCTCCATGGTTTCAATAATTGCTATAGCTGAGTAGCAGGGCATGGATTGAAATAGAGTTTTTCAATGGCGGCCATTTGGCTACTAGCAGCTTTTTGCCTTTTTGTAATCTGACCATAATAGCATTTTCCTAAATTTGTTACCTTTCTCTACACTTCCTGTtccataatatttataatttcctTTGTTTTGGTTGTGTGCCGCCCATTTTATCCTGTTTTCAAGAAACTTTTAAATTGTTGATATTGGCAGGCAATGATGTTCATCAACTTCACTGCTGAAAGTGCTGAATCTTTCAAATCAAAATACCGTGAAGCTGCTGAGCAATATAAACAACAGGGTGTAAGCTTTCTGGTTGGAGATGTTGAGTCTAGTCAAGGAGCTTTCCAGGTTTGTATCAAAATATGTAACATTCTATAACTGTCTGTTGTTTGCTTAATGTCAATATTTGACTGTGAGTATGACTTGTTTTGACAGTATTTTGGACTGAAGGAAGAACAAGTACCTTTAATTATCATACAACATAATGACGgaaagaaattttttaaatcCAATTTGGAAGCCGACCACATTCCAACTTGGTTGAAGGCATACAAGGTTATTCTTATTTCTCTTAATGGCTTATTACGTAGGCCTAATTCAATCCGGTTTATTACTTTTAGTGGTTAGGATATAACAGTTTGCTGAagtctttattttaaattatgttgtgACTGCTATTCGTGTTGGGAAGTTATAAATCTTAACATTTTCCTTCTGAATATTTCAGGAGGGTAATATTGCACCATATGTGAAATCTGAACCTATTCCTGAAACTAACAATGAACCAGTTAAAGTGGTAGTTGGGGAGAATCTCCAGGACATCGTTTTCAAGTCTGGGAAGAATGGTATACTTAtcctttttttctatttttggttttatttcGTGGATTATCAGAGATTTTGGCACACACTGTACTCTTAAAAAATATCACGTTTCTAATGTTTGTTCCTCATTTTTGATGGAGCATTACAGTCCAATTTAGATAATTTAGATAATGAATGCGTCTTTAGTTTGTGTAATATCACCAACCTTTACCTGAAGCTGATAgatatgattttatatttttaccaCATTTAATATGTTGAATCTGTTTGTATAGGCATTTGTTGCATAATCATTTATGttttgcaaacttgaattttttaATCAGAAGGTGTGTTAAACATTAGACGTCTTTCTCTtcatttatgaaattaaaagaataacaaAATTTATCCATTCTTTTTAAAAGGACTAAAGATTTTAGCAAAATAGTATGTGGCATCATACTGGCCAATACTCTCTCTTGCTTTTATTAGCTTGTAATCATACTGTTTTCAAGGAATTGAAGCTTTCTTGACTGTTGGTAGTAGCTGGTTGATTGTGAACAAATTTGCTGACAGTTTTGcatattatatttatgtttgtgTACAAAATTAAGCTGCCGATGCTAATATGACgacatcttcatcttcttcagaaAACTATTTGTCTTTGATTATATATGGTAGTAATTATGCTCATAGTAGAACCTTTCATACATCTGCATCGTTTTTGTTAATTAGTGGTAAACCTTTATCAGTCCATGATAACTGCTAACACAAACACCTTACTTGCAGTTCTGCTGGAGTTTTACGCTCCCTGGTGTGGTCATTGCAAACAGTTGGCTCCTATATTGGAGGAAGTTGCTATCTCATATCAAAGTGATGCTAATGTTATCATTGCCAAACTGGTAAGAAATGTCTTAAGTTTTCAGCTTTTGATAATTATGATAGTAGATCCGTGTCAATCGATGCTGGGGAGTAGTTTTGACTGGTGAACTGAAAGCGGTGGTATAAAACTGGAGCATAATTTTGCAGAGctttaagaaatatattttaattaccgTTCCGTGGTCTTTTTGCTTGGTTACATTCTGCATGTCGTTTGTCACTTTCCAGGATGCAACTGCCAACGATATCCCAAGTGATATCTTTGAGGTCCAAGGTTATCCAACCCTGTACTTCAGGTCATCAAGTGGAACTCTATCACAATACGACGGTGGTAGGACCAAGGAAGACATCATAGAATTCATTGAAAAGAACCGGGACAAACCTGCCCAGCAAGAACAAGATAAACCTGCTCATCAAGAACAAGTAAAAGATGAGCAAGAAACAGGAAAAGATGAGCTTTGAAAGGTAAGTTTGTGTTGATCATTAGTTGTCCATTTTCATTGCAATGCCTATAAAAGGTCTGGAAGACTTTGCATATGTTTTATTTAGTctctcttttttgcaggaaagGAGTTGCTCCTCTCTGGGGATATAGGCACACATAGTTACATGTGGGGTGTTAACCCCCTTTGTATCTCTTCATCAGAAGTTAGAATTTTAGGTGCAAACTATCTTTCTCGGATCATTTTATCTTTCAGTTTTCGAGAAATAAAACGGATTTTCCCTGGCGGAGTAGAGTTTAAGTTTTGGAAAAGTTGTAGCTTGGatctaaattaatttagtgAATGCTTTTAGCACAAGATTTCCGGTATCTTATTCTCTATAATTTATATTCAATTcggtttaatttgttttaatcgAAATTCAATTGATATACAGACTAAAGAAACCCGTTAATACGTTTTCTAGTGCAAATGTTTGCCATAAAGTATGTCGCACGAAAATTGAATCAATTTGTATATTATCATACTATCATTCTGAACTTGTAACTTAAACAAAACATGTTTATTTGagttactttttaaaataagacGTTAGGAGTATTTTTTGTTTCcctaatttatattttcaatctctatttttaaattagattttaagatttttaagaGAAATAATGAgtgattaata harbors:
- the LOC137821963 gene encoding protein disulfide-isomerase-like; translation: MARRVSISSFFFVFALSLIASQISAEESSETKEFVLTLDHTNFHDTVSKHDFIVIEFYAPWCGHCKKLAPEFEKAASILSSHDPPIVLAKVDANEEKNKELAMEYDVKGYPTIKIVRNGGKNIQEYKGPREADGIVDYLKKQNGPASTEIKSADEATALIGENKIAIVGVFPKFSGEEFDNFIALAEKLRAEYDFGHTLNAKHLPRGESSVAGPLIRLFKPFDELFVDSKDFHVDTLEKFVEESSTPVVTVFNNDPNNHPFVVKFFNSPNAKAMMFINFTAESAESFKSKYREAAEQYKQQGVSFLVGDVESSQGAFQYFGLKEEQVPLIIIQHNDGKKFFKSNLEADHIPTWLKAYKEGNIAPYVKSEPIPETNNEPVKVVVGENLQDIVFKSGKNVLLEFYAPWCGHCKQLAPILEEVAISYQSDANVIIAKLDATANDIPSDIFEVQGYPTLYFRSSSGTLSQYDGGRTKEDIIEFIEKNRDKPAQQEQDKPAHQEQVKDEQETGKDEL